One genomic region from Apteryx mantelli isolate bAptMan1 chromosome 7, bAptMan1.hap1, whole genome shotgun sequence encodes:
- the ACTR1A gene encoding alpha-centractin isoform X1, with the protein MESYDVIANQPVVIDNGSGVIKAGFAGDQIPKYCFPNYVGRPKHVRVMAGALEGDIFIGPKAEEHRGLLSIRYPMEHGIVKDWNDMERIWQYVYSKDQLQTFSEEHPVLLTEAPLNPRKNRERAAEVFFETFNVPALFISMQAVLSLYATGRTTGVVLDSGDGVTHAVPIYEGFAMPHSIMRIDIAGRDVSRFLRLYLRKEGYDFHTSSEFEIVKTIKERACYLSINPQKDETLETEKAQYYLPDGSTIEIGPARFRAPELLFRPDLIGEECEGLHEVLVFAIQKSDMDLRRTLFSNIVLSGGSTLFKGFGDRLLSEVKKLAPKDVKIRISAPQERLYSTWIGGSILASLDTFKKMWVSKKEYEEDGARAIHRKTF; encoded by the exons GGCTCGGGCGTGATTAAAGCAGGTTTTGCAGGTGATCAAATACCAAAATACTGCTTTCCAAACTA TGTGGGCAGACCAAAGCATGTTCGTGTTATGGCTGGTGCTTTAGAAGGGGACATTTTCATTGGTCCAAAAGCAGAG GAGCACAGAGGTCTCCTCTCAATCCGATACCCGATGGAACATGGCATAGTGAAGGACTGGAATGACATGGAGCGCATTTGGCAGTATGTCTATTCGAAAGACCAGCTTCAGACATTCTCGGAGGAG catCCTGTGCTGCTGACAGAAGCACCCCTAAACCCACGCAAGAACAGAGAACGTGctgctgaagtgttttttgagACCTTCAATGTGCCAGCACTCTTCATCTCCATGCAAGCTGTGCTCAGCCT CTATGCTACTGGGAGGACTACAGGAGTGGTTCTGGACTCCGGGGATGGCGTTACCCATGCAGTCCCTATCTATGAAGGCTTTGCCATGCCCCACTCCATCATGCGGATTGACATTGCTGGCCGTGATGTCTCCCGCTTCCTGCGTCTCTATCTCCGGAAGGAAGGCTATGACTTCCACACATCCTCAGAGTTTGAGATTGTCAAGACCATCAAGGAG CGTGCCTGTTACCTGTCAATAAACCCCCAGAAGGATGAGACTCTGGAGACCGAGAAGGCTCAGTACTACCTGCCAGATGGCAGCACCATTGAG ATTGGCCCTGCCCGTTTCCGAGCCCCGGAGCTCCTGTTCCGGCCAGACCTGATAGGGGAGGAATGTGAAGGGCTCCATGAGGTGCTGGTTTTTGCCATTCAGAAGTCGGACATGGACCTGAGGCGAACGCTGTTCTCCAACATCGTGCTGTCTGGAGGCTCTACGCTTTTCAAAG GTTTTGGTGACAGGCTCTTGAGCGAAGTGAAGAAACTAGCCCCCAAGGACGTCAAAATAAGG ATATCAGCTCCTCAGGAGAGATTATATTCCACGTGGATTGG TGGCTCCATCCTGGCCTCACTGGACACCTTTAAGAAAATGTGGGTTTCGAAAAAGGAGTATGAAGAAGACGGAGCTCGTGCCATCCACCGAAAAACCTTCTAG
- the ACTR1A gene encoding alpha-centractin isoform X2, whose product MLSFMFPAGRALKCTGSGVIKAGFAGDQIPKYCFPNYVGRPKHVRVMAGALEGDIFIGPKAEEHRGLLSIRYPMEHGIVKDWNDMERIWQYVYSKDQLQTFSEEHPVLLTEAPLNPRKNRERAAEVFFETFNVPALFISMQAVLSLYATGRTTGVVLDSGDGVTHAVPIYEGFAMPHSIMRIDIAGRDVSRFLRLYLRKEGYDFHTSSEFEIVKTIKERACYLSINPQKDETLETEKAQYYLPDGSTIEIGPARFRAPELLFRPDLIGEECEGLHEVLVFAIQKSDMDLRRTLFSNIVLSGGSTLFKGFGDRLLSEVKKLAPKDVKIRISAPQERLYSTWIGGSILASLDTFKKMWVSKKEYEEDGARAIHRKTF is encoded by the exons GGCTCGGGCGTGATTAAAGCAGGTTTTGCAGGTGATCAAATACCAAAATACTGCTTTCCAAACTA TGTGGGCAGACCAAAGCATGTTCGTGTTATGGCTGGTGCTTTAGAAGGGGACATTTTCATTGGTCCAAAAGCAGAG GAGCACAGAGGTCTCCTCTCAATCCGATACCCGATGGAACATGGCATAGTGAAGGACTGGAATGACATGGAGCGCATTTGGCAGTATGTCTATTCGAAAGACCAGCTTCAGACATTCTCGGAGGAG catCCTGTGCTGCTGACAGAAGCACCCCTAAACCCACGCAAGAACAGAGAACGTGctgctgaagtgttttttgagACCTTCAATGTGCCAGCACTCTTCATCTCCATGCAAGCTGTGCTCAGCCT CTATGCTACTGGGAGGACTACAGGAGTGGTTCTGGACTCCGGGGATGGCGTTACCCATGCAGTCCCTATCTATGAAGGCTTTGCCATGCCCCACTCCATCATGCGGATTGACATTGCTGGCCGTGATGTCTCCCGCTTCCTGCGTCTCTATCTCCGGAAGGAAGGCTATGACTTCCACACATCCTCAGAGTTTGAGATTGTCAAGACCATCAAGGAG CGTGCCTGTTACCTGTCAATAAACCCCCAGAAGGATGAGACTCTGGAGACCGAGAAGGCTCAGTACTACCTGCCAGATGGCAGCACCATTGAG ATTGGCCCTGCCCGTTTCCGAGCCCCGGAGCTCCTGTTCCGGCCAGACCTGATAGGGGAGGAATGTGAAGGGCTCCATGAGGTGCTGGTTTTTGCCATTCAGAAGTCGGACATGGACCTGAGGCGAACGCTGTTCTCCAACATCGTGCTGTCTGGAGGCTCTACGCTTTTCAAAG GTTTTGGTGACAGGCTCTTGAGCGAAGTGAAGAAACTAGCCCCCAAGGACGTCAAAATAAGG ATATCAGCTCCTCAGGAGAGATTATATTCCACGTGGATTGG TGGCTCCATCCTGGCCTCACTGGACACCTTTAAGAAAATGTGGGTTTCGAAAAAGGAGTATGAAGAAGACGGAGCTCGTGCCATCCACCGAAAAACCTTCTAG